One window of the Lasioglossum baleicum chromosome 8, iyLasBale1, whole genome shotgun sequence genome contains the following:
- the Pdk gene encoding pyruvate dehydrogenase kinase: MKLTAKCLGNITKMLDFYSQFNPSPLSIKQFIDFGLSACERKSFIFLRKELPVRLANIMKEIHLLPENLLKMPSVGIVNNMYATSFEDIIHYEKVEVNETTLDKFCQALVKIRNRHKDIVETIAQGVLELKEAHDVDAQTGNSIQYFLDRFLMSRISIRMLINQHTLLFGSEINGHSRHVGSIDPSCDVIGVVQDAYEKARLLCDQYYLSSPELIVKQHNDHERCSEIRIVYVPSHLFHILFELFKNSMRAVMEHHESESEYPPIEVIVSRGKEDICVKMSDRGGGIPRSQMDDLFKYMYSTAPRPSVTDAHTVPLAGYGYGLPVSRLYARYFHGDLVLQSCDGYGTDAIVYLKALSNEANELLPIFNKTSSKFYRTPVSTTDWSSQCGGGMATRQLRMSDVRGHKLPRGLEVRNC; encoded by the exons ATGAAGCTCACGGCAAAGTGTCTGGGGAACATCACCAAGATGCTGGACTTTTACTCCCAGTTCAACCCCTCGCCGCTTTCGATAAAACAGTTCATCGATTTCG GACTAAGTGCATGCGAAAGGAAGTCTTTTATATTCTTAAGGAAGGAGCTGCCAGTTAGACTGGCGAACATTATGAAGGAGATCCATTTGCTGCCGGAGAACTTACTGAAAATGCCTAGTGTGGGTATAGTTAATAATATGTACGCCACTTCGTTCGAGGATATAATACACTACGAGAAGGTTGAAGTCAACGAGACCACTTTAGACAA ATTCTGCCAAGCCCTGGTGAAGATACGCAATCGACACAAGGACATCGTTGAGACGATAGCTCAGGGCGTGTTGGAGTTGAAAGAGGCGCACGACGTTGACGCCCAGACTGGAAATAGTATTCAATATTTCCTGGACAGGTTCCTCATGTCGAGAATATCCATAAGGATGCTGATTAATCAACACA CTCTGCTGTTCGGCAGCGAGATAAACGGCCACAGTAGACACGTGGGATCTATAGACCCTTCGTGCGACGTTATCGGCGTCGTGCAAGACGCCTACGAGAAAGCGAGACTATTGTGCGATCAATATTATCTGTCTAGCCCGGAACTGATAGTCAAACAACATAACG ACCACGAACGATGTAGCGAAATTAGGATAGTTTATGTACCGAGCCATTTGTTCCACATACTGTTCGAACTGTTCAAGAACAGTATGCGCGCGGTTATGGAGCACCACGAGTCCGAATCGGAGTACCCGCCGATAGAGGTGATCGTTTCGCGCGGGAAGGAAGACATTTGCGTCAAG ATGTCTGACCGAGGAGGCGGCATTCCCCGTTCCCAGATGGACGACTTGTTCAAATACATGTACAGTACAGCCCCCAGGCCGAGCGTCACCGACGCTCACACCGTCCCCCTAGCCGGCTACGGTTATGGTCTTCCAGTTTCGCGATTATACGCCAGGTATTTCCACGGAGACCTGGTCCTGCAAAGCTGCGACGGCTACGGCACCGACGCGATTGTATACCTCAAG GCCTTGTCCAACGAGGCGAACGAATTGTTGCCGATCTTCAACAAGACTTCGTCGAAATTCTATCGAACCCCGGTGTCCACCACCGATTGGAGCAGTCAGTGCGGGGGTGGAATGGCCACCAGGCAGCTGCGCATGAGCGACGTGCGGGGCCACAAGCTTCCCCGCGGACTCGAAGTCAGGAACTGCTAG